A genome region from Thalassotalea euphylliae includes the following:
- the tsaA gene encoding tRNA (N6-threonylcarbamoyladenosine(37)-N6)-methyltransferase TrmO has product MNTSSSRFSISPIGTVSSPYKEKFAIPRQPGLVTAAKGYIELVSDIDSKSMVEGLEGYSHIWVLFMFHQNLAHGWKAKVKPPRLGGNKKVGVLATRSTFRPNGIGMSVLPVEKVESITLKNNQTQTRIYVSGLDLLDGTPVIDIKPYIPYSDSLESAQAGFAEQAPEAKLSVNFSTEAQAMLQAQQQSESQDLAVLIEQVLAQDPRPAYRQNKPDDNTYGMRLYNYNITWQCSSLTQVQVLNINPVTSV; this is encoded by the coding sequence ATGAATACAAGTTCAAGCAGGTTCAGCATTAGCCCGATAGGCACCGTTAGCTCACCCTACAAAGAAAAATTTGCCATTCCGCGTCAGCCTGGGCTCGTTACCGCGGCAAAAGGCTATATTGAGCTGGTTAGCGACATCGATAGCAAAAGCATGGTGGAAGGACTAGAAGGTTACAGCCATATTTGGGTGCTCTTTATGTTTCATCAAAACCTTGCCCATGGTTGGAAAGCCAAAGTTAAGCCGCCACGTCTTGGTGGTAATAAAAAAGTGGGCGTGTTGGCGACGCGTTCGACATTTCGCCCTAATGGCATTGGCATGTCGGTGCTGCCAGTTGAGAAAGTTGAGTCAATCACGCTAAAAAACAATCAAACACAAACTCGCATTTACGTATCGGGATTAGACTTACTTGATGGCACACCTGTTATCGATATAAAACCTTACATTCCATACTCAGACAGCCTTGAAAGCGCTCAAGCAGGATTTGCTGAGCAAGCCCCCGAAGCCAAGCTTAGTGTTAATTTTTCGACAGAGGCACAAGCGATGTTGCAGGCACAGCAGCAAAGTGAATCGCAAGATTTAGCGGTATTAATTGAGCAAGTACTGGCACAAGACCCTCGCCCTGCTTATCGTCAAAACAAGCCTGACGACAATACTTACGGTATGCGCTTATACAACTACAATATTACGTGGCAGTGCAGCTCGCTTACTCAAGTGCAAGTACTCAATATCAACCCTGTTACTTCTGTTTAG
- a CDS encoding acetyl-CoA hydrolase/transferase family protein has translation MSNWQSIYDDKLVSLQDAAQQINSHDKIWAGIILSVPVLFLKTLEQRYTELENCQLYTGILTTPYDFLKPEYRPHIEHHSVFMGALERKAQKTGNITHTNFHLSNTGRLFDRIAFNVIAVEVTPPNAEGYMSLGACGGLGYKEAIKHADKVIAVVNNQQPFIGDQDNLIHVDEATWITEGHHPIAGPKAEAPGALETAIAKHVVPFVQDNSTIQIGIGSISNAVGMALKDKKGLGIHTEMFTESMMELCKAGAVTNQHKNYKPNKIVTAFTAGSQALIDFVNNNPDIEMSNVTTVVNPVEIAKNDNFVSINTCVLTDLTGQVASEGVGFTQISGTGGQVDFIRGATLSKGGISILVLASTHQGKNGVESTIRTALPLGTAVTTLRNDVMIIATEHGAADLRGLNVPERVEALIAIAHPDFRNELRKDAIDVGLLS, from the coding sequence ATGAGCAATTGGCAATCAATTTACGACGATAAGCTGGTTTCTTTGCAAGACGCTGCGCAGCAAATCAACTCTCACGACAAAATATGGGCGGGCATTATACTCTCTGTGCCTGTGCTTTTCTTAAAAACACTAGAGCAACGCTACACCGAACTGGAAAACTGCCAACTGTACACCGGCATATTGACTACCCCTTACGACTTTTTAAAGCCCGAATATCGCCCGCACATTGAGCACCACAGTGTATTTATGGGTGCGCTAGAGCGCAAAGCACAAAAAACGGGAAACATTACCCACACTAACTTCCACCTGTCGAACACGGGCAGGCTGTTTGACCGCATCGCATTCAATGTTATTGCGGTGGAAGTAACACCGCCGAATGCTGAGGGTTACATGAGCTTAGGTGCTTGTGGTGGCCTGGGCTATAAAGAAGCAATTAAGCATGCTGACAAAGTAATCGCTGTGGTTAACAATCAGCAGCCATTTATCGGCGATCAAGACAACCTGATTCATGTGGATGAAGCCACTTGGATCACCGAAGGACATCACCCCATTGCTGGCCCCAAAGCGGAAGCTCCGGGAGCGTTAGAAACGGCGATAGCAAAGCACGTTGTACCCTTTGTGCAAGATAACAGCACCATTCAAATTGGTATTGGCAGTATTTCAAATGCTGTGGGTATGGCGCTAAAAGACAAAAAAGGGCTGGGTATTCACACCGAAATGTTTACCGAGTCAATGATGGAATTGTGCAAAGCTGGCGCGGTTACAAACCAACATAAAAACTACAAGCCAAATAAAATTGTCACGGCATTCACCGCAGGCTCGCAAGCGTTGATTGACTTTGTTAACAACAACCCAGATATCGAAATGAGTAACGTGACAACCGTGGTTAACCCAGTAGAAATCGCCAAAAATGACAACTTTGTCTCCATCAATACCTGTGTTCTAACTGATCTTACCGGTCAAGTAGCCTCAGAAGGGGTTGGTTTTACGCAAATTTCAGGCACGGGTGGCCAAGTGGACTTTATCCGCGGCGCGACACTGTCAAAAGGCGGCATCAGCATCTTGGTACTCGCCTCAACCCACCAAGGTAAAAACGGCGTTGAATCCACTATTCGCACTGCCCTACCACTTGGTACCGCAGTGACAACGCTTCGCAATGATGTAATGATTATCGCCACAGAGCACGGCGCAGCTGACCTGCGCGGTTTAAACGTACCAGAGCGTGTAGAAGCGTTAATCGCCATTGCGCATCCAGATTTTCGCAACGAATTACGGAAAGACGCCATCGACGTTGGCTTGCTAAGTTAA
- a CDS encoding DMT family transporter: MSTNAFFELLFLASLWGASFLFMRIGSPEFGPFLLVALRTLTASLFLLPILISKRQHHQLTGRWAQIFIMGAFNTAIPFALFGYALLSLSAGVGSVLNATAPIFAAIVGFFWLKDKISFAGILGLLLGFFGVYVLMSGKIANDGEALILPTLAALGATLCYSIATNYTKQYLHDLKPLALAAGSQISATIMLLPFALMFLPDEIPSNQAFYSVAALGIFCTGIAYIMFFRLIATIGPTKAISVTYLIPVFGLFWGYLFLSEPITLTTLLGSGFILVGVGLTTGLLARRR, translated from the coding sequence ATGTCAACCAACGCCTTTTTTGAACTACTGTTTTTAGCCTCTTTGTGGGGGGCATCGTTTCTGTTTATGCGTATTGGCTCGCCAGAGTTTGGGCCATTTTTATTAGTTGCACTACGCACCCTAACAGCGAGTTTATTTTTACTACCAATTTTGATTTCAAAGCGCCAACACCATCAACTCACTGGCCGTTGGGCGCAAATTTTTATCATGGGCGCGTTCAATACCGCCATTCCATTTGCGCTTTTTGGCTATGCCTTGTTGTCGTTGTCAGCAGGCGTTGGTTCAGTGCTAAATGCAACCGCGCCAATATTTGCCGCCATCGTTGGATTTTTCTGGCTAAAAGACAAAATATCATTCGCTGGCATACTTGGCTTGCTGTTGGGCTTTTTCGGTGTGTATGTATTGATGTCAGGCAAAATAGCAAACGACGGCGAGGCACTTATTTTGCCAACATTGGCTGCGCTTGGCGCGACCTTGTGTTATTCAATTGCCACCAACTACACCAAACAATATTTGCATGATTTAAAGCCACTGGCGCTGGCTGCCGGAAGCCAGATCAGTGCAACCATAATGCTACTGCCATTTGCGTTGATGTTTTTGCCTGATGAAATACCAAGCAATCAAGCTTTTTACTCAGTTGCAGCGCTTGGCATATTTTGCACGGGTATCGCCTATATTATGTTCTTCCGCTTGATAGCGACAATTGGCCCGACAAAAGCGATTTCAGTAACCTACCTAATTCCCGTGTTTGGCTTGTTTTGGGGCTATTTATTCTTAAGTGAACCAATTACATTGACTACGCTTTTAGGCAGTGGCTTTATTTTAGTTGGCGTTGGGCTAACCACAGGGTTGCTCGCACGCCGCAGATAA
- the rcsF gene encoding Rcs stress response system protein RcsF yields the protein MKLINLLSNRMSNGMSNRLLALTSVVTCSLLLSSCAKISTINTNLDRENFAHYFSPAEVKIFDSEQAFTGKYKMLGMVEGEHCQAKAHLAAPDKIEARTEARRSAFQLGANAIVFSGCAEVGNQGDNRQCHASVICYGKAYQVENLN from the coding sequence ATGAAACTAATTAATCTTTTGTCGAACCGTATGTCGAATGGTATGTCAAATCGTTTGCTAGCGTTGACCAGCGTTGTAACTTGTAGTTTGCTACTCAGTAGTTGCGCGAAAATCAGCACCATTAATACCAATTTAGACCGCGAAAATTTCGCCCATTATTTCTCCCCCGCAGAAGTAAAAATATTTGATTCTGAGCAAGCCTTTACTGGCAAATATAAAATGCTAGGTATGGTGGAAGGTGAGCACTGCCAAGCCAAAGCACATTTAGCTGCCCCAGATAAAATTGAAGCGCGTACTGAGGCGCGTCGTAGCGCATTTCAACTAGGTGCCAATGCCATTGTTTTTTCCGGTTGTGCTGAAGTGGGTAATCAAGGTGACAATAGGCAGTGTCATGCCAGTGTTATTTGTTATGGCAAAGCCTATCAAGTAGAAAATCTAAACTAG
- a CDS encoding helix-turn-helix domain-containing protein: MRQTQTQTQTPASIAKQPVQQCKNVYYLNKGWLNLILKAAHECGLDIDNYLSKHEIEHIGVDVRKLRKVHEQMMKDSGKEDFSIIAAKHVNPLTFDSYSLMLWTAPDVNTLLQVSTRYAISVGGSVHLNLSYNWRGDAEIWFVSRDPMNSESAVSYVGMTLFMVVFMQILYQTLGSDQLGLAAELVNWPYQAYSPEEFGAMINCKISVGSPVRKLIIPRRVLHRPLLTTNSEVYYAIRPVVIKRAATAMEEDIVLQIYRWLDEHSSLANIDIKALASSFSVSVRTLNRRLAGAGTTYRYVSENYKLERALHWLSVEGLSVTDVAYRLGFADLSTFSRAFKRWTGRSPSHLSD, encoded by the coding sequence ATGCGCCAAACCCAAACCCAAACCCAAACGCCAGCTAGTATTGCCAAACAACCCGTTCAACAGTGTAAGAATGTTTACTATTTAAACAAAGGCTGGCTGAATTTAATCCTCAAAGCGGCGCATGAGTGTGGTCTTGATATTGATAATTATCTGTCAAAACATGAAATTGAGCATATTGGCGTTGACGTGCGTAAGCTCAGAAAAGTACACGAGCAGATGATGAAAGATAGCGGCAAAGAAGATTTCTCAATCATTGCAGCTAAGCACGTTAACCCCTTAACCTTTGACAGTTATTCACTCATGCTGTGGACAGCCCCCGACGTAAATACCTTGTTGCAAGTCAGCACGCGTTATGCGATTTCGGTGGGGGGCTCAGTGCATTTAAATTTGAGCTATAACTGGAGAGGGGACGCGGAAATATGGTTTGTTAGCCGTGACCCGATGAATAGTGAGTCGGCCGTGTCATATGTCGGGATGACACTGTTTATGGTCGTGTTTATGCAAATCCTTTATCAAACCTTGGGTTCTGATCAGCTTGGCTTGGCCGCAGAGCTGGTCAATTGGCCTTATCAGGCCTATTCGCCAGAAGAATTCGGTGCCATGATTAACTGCAAGATTAGTGTCGGATCGCCGGTGCGTAAACTTATTATTCCGCGCCGTGTATTACATCGCCCATTGTTAACCACGAATTCTGAGGTTTATTACGCGATTCGCCCTGTGGTTATCAAGCGCGCCGCGACAGCAATGGAAGAGGATATTGTGTTACAGATTTATCGCTGGCTTGACGAGCATTCCAGTTTAGCAAATATCGATATTAAGGCACTGGCGTCGTCTTTTTCTGTCAGTGTGCGTACCTTGAATCGACGTTTGGCGGGGGCTGGCACAACATACCGTTATGTTAGCGAAAACTATAAGCTTGAACGTGCGCTGCACTGGTTATCGGTAGAGGGTTTATCGGTAACGGATGTCGCTTATCGATTGGGGTTTGCCGACTTAAGTACGTTTTCTCGTGCTTTTAAGCGCTGGACTGGACGCAGCCCCTCACATTTGAGTGACTAG